A region of Mugil cephalus isolate CIBA_MC_2020 chromosome 3, CIBA_Mcephalus_1.1, whole genome shotgun sequence DNA encodes the following proteins:
- the LOC125005755 gene encoding chymotrypsin B-like, translated as MSIILIITMAFLWFVSCLAFVSAAYGCGVPAVTPEVSGYARIVNGEEAVPHSWPWQVSLQQSNGFHFCGGSLINENWVVTAAHCNVRTYHRVVVGEHDKGYGSNEDVQILKPAKVFTHPSWNPRTINNDISLIKLATPARFTTNVSPVCLAESSDDFAAGMTCVTSGWGLTRYNAPSTPNKLQQAALPLLSNDQCKRHWGNKISSLMICAGAAGASSCMGDSGGPLVCQKDNAWTLVGIVSWGSSRCSTSTPGVYARVTELRGWVDQILAAN; from the exons ATgtccatcatcctcatcatcaccatGGCCTTCCTCTGGTTCGTCTCCTGCCTCGCCTTCGTCAGCGCCGCCTACG GCTGTGGCGTCCCTGCCGTCACCCCTGAGGTGTCCGGCTACGCCCGCATCGTCAATGGTGAGGAGGCGGTTCCTCACTCGTGGCCCTGGCAGGTGTCTCTGCAG CAATCCAACGGCTTCCACTTCTGTGGAGGATCTCTCATCAACGAGAACTGGGTGGTGACAGCTGCTCACTGCAACGTCAG GACCTACCACCGTGTGGTTGTTGGAGAGCATGACAAGGGTTACGGTTCTAACGAGGATGTCCAGATTCTGAAACCCGCCAAG GTGTTCACCCACCCCAGTTGGAACCCCAGAACCATCAACAACGACATCTCCCTCATCAAGCTGGCCACCCCTGCCCGTTTCACCACCAACGTGTCCCCCGTCTGCCTCGCCGAGTCCTCTGATGACTTCGCCGCTGGCATGACCTGCGTCACATCTGGCTGGGGTCTGACCCGCTACAACG CTCCCAGTACTCCCAACAAGCTGCAGCAGGCCGCCCTGCCTCTGCTGTCCAACGACCAGTGTAAGAGACACTGGGGCAACAAGATCTCCAGCCTCATGATCTGTGCCGGTGCAGCTGGAGCCTCTTCCTGCATG GGCGACTCCGGTGGTCCCCTGGTCTGTCAGAAGGACAACGCTTGGACTCTGGTCGGTATCGTGTCCTGGGGAAGCAGCCgttgctccacctccacccctgGTGTCTACGCCCGTGTCACCGAGCTCCGTGGATGGGTCGACCAGATCCTGGCCGCCAACTAA
- the LOC125005754 gene encoding chymotrypsin B-like translates to MSIILIITMAFLWFVSCLAFVSAAYGCGVPAVTPEVSGYARIVNGEEAVPHSWPWQVSLQQSNGFHFCGGSLINENWVVTAAHCNVRTYHRVVVGEHDKGYGSNEAIQVLKPAKVFTHPSWNPRTINNDISLIKLATPARFTTNVSPVCLAESSDDFAAGMTCVTSGWGLTRYNAPSTPNKLQQAALPLLSNDQCKRHWGSNISSVMICAGAAGATSCMGDSGGPLVCQKDNAWTLVGIVSWGSSRCSTSTPAVYARVTELRGWVDQILAAN, encoded by the exons ATgtccatcatcctcatcatcaccatGGCCTTCCTCTGGTTCGTCTCCTGCCTCGCCTTCGTCAGCGCCGCCTACG GCTGTGGCGTCCCTGCCGTCACCCCTGAGGTGTCCGGCTACGCCCGCATCGTCAATGGTGAGGAGGCGGTTCCTCACTCGTGGCCCTGGCAGGTGTCTCTGCAG CAATCCAACGGCTTCCACTTCTGTGGAGGATCTCTCATCAACGAGAACTGGGTGGTGACAGCTGCTCACTGCAACGTCAG GACCTACCACCGTGTGGTTGTTGGAGAGCATGACAAGGGTTACGGTTCTAACGAGGCAATCCAGGTTCTGAAACCCGCCAAG GTGTTCACCCACCCCAGTTGGAACCCCAGAACCATCAACAACGACATCTCCCTCATCAAGCTGGCCACCCCTGCCCGTTTCACCACCAACGTGTCCCCCGTCTGCCTCGCCGAGTCCTCTGATGACTTCGCCGCTGGCATGACCTGCGTCACATCTGGCTGGGGTCTGACCCGCTACAACG CTCCCAGTACTCCCAACAAGCTGCAGCAGGCCGCCCTGCCTCTGCTGTCCAACGACCAGTGTAAGAGACACTGGGGCAGCAACATCTCCAGCGTCATGATCTGTGCTGGTGCAGCTGGAGCCACTTCCTGCATG GGCGACTCCGGTGGTCCCCTGGTCTGTCAGAAGGACAACGCTTGGACTCTGGTCGGTATCGTTTCCTGGGGAAGCAGCCgttgctccacctccacccccgcTGTGTACGCCCGTGTCACCGAGCTCCGTGGATGGGTCGACCAGATCCTGGCTGCCAACTAA
- the ctrb.3 gene encoding serine protease, whose protein sequence is MSIILIITMAFLWFVSCLAFVSAAYGCGVPAVTPEVSGYARIVNGEEAVPHSWPWQVSLQQSNGFHFCGGSLINENWVVTAAHCNVKTYHRVVVGEHDKGYGSNEDVQILKPAKVFTHPSWNPRTINNDISLIKLATPARFTTNVSPVCLAESSDDFAAGMTCVTSGWGLTRYNAPSTPNKLQQAALPLLSNDQCKRHWGSKISSLMICAGAAGASSCMGDSGGPLVCQKDNAWTLVGIVSWGSSRCSTSTPGVYARVTELRGWVDQILAAN, encoded by the exons ATgtccatcatcctcatcatcaccatGGCCTTCCTCTGGTTCGTCTCCTGCCTCGCCTTCGTCAGCGCCGCCTACG GCTGTGGCGTCCCTGCCGTCACCCCTGAGGTGTCCGGCTACGCCCGCATCGTCAATGGTGAGGAGGCGGTTCCTCACTCGTGGCCCTGGCAGGTGTCTCTGCAG CAATCCAACGGCTTCCACTTCTGTGGAGGATCTCTCATCAACGAGAACTGGGTGGTGACAGCTGCTCACTGCAACGTCAA GACCTACCACCGTGTGGTTGTTGGAGAGCATGACAAGGGTTACGGTTCTAACGAGGATGTCCAGATTCTGAAACCCGCCAAG GTGTTCACCCACCCCAGTTGGAACCCCAGAACCATCAACAACGACATCTCCCTCATCAAGCTGGCCACCCCTGCCCGTTTCACCACCAACGTGTCCCCCGTCTGCCTCGCCGAGTCCTCTGATGACTTCGCCGCTGGCATGACCTGCGTCACATCTGGCTGGGGTCTGACCCGCTACAACG CTCCCAGTACTCCCAACAAGCTGCAGCAGGCCGCCCTGCCTCTGCTGTCCAACGACCAGTGTAAGAGACACTGGGGCAGCAAGATCTCCAGCCTCATGATCTGTGCCGGTGCAGCTGGAGCCTCTTCCTGCATG GGCGACTCCGGTGGTCCCCTGGTCTGTCAGAAGGACAACGCTTGGACTCTGGTCGGTATCGTGTCCTGGGGAAGCAGCCgttgctccacctccacccctgGTGTCTACGCCCGTGTCACCGAGCTCCGTGGATGGGTCGACCAGATCCTGGCCGCCAACTAA